From the genome of Sander lucioperca isolate FBNREF2018 chromosome 1, SLUC_FBN_1.2, whole genome shotgun sequence, one region includes:
- the si:ch73-22a13.3 gene encoding inositol-trisphosphate 3-kinase A — protein sequence MDMTDDNHIEGMEMETENWQTMDNDFTVRLSDETHQHLTFSEVRSSSCKMVKVRSRPRLESTKSFPPYSQCIGGLGEDNELNSESSNVMREDKNDVVQGTERKEDFELNARCARDMVKAKWRMRRKERLGGSYEVDADGWERARWSGKRRVEETARESEPEDEEREGALNSEWKHWRGKHSSFEIERKEEEDEERRTSPFSTAEGESEGSGKTPEGNDEEAEGSTTHQWPSPHPILSKLLHSSTSSCSSINFSSAESDEVFSEGEDVDSKRRSFRKSRSWKTYLTMMHWSLRRQSSWVQLAGHQGNFQLSEGGEVLKLYSEEEAKCLDSLMTDLLRPFVPQYHGLVTRGEHCYIRLEDLLSGLRRPVIMDCKMGVRTYQEEELITARTKSTLRSDMYQKMMKIDPTALSAEEHAQKGVTKCRYLQWRDTTSSTSMLGFRIEGIMMEDGSVQRDFRKILTLAQVTEALLYFTRSQLDILKAYHSRLLALSDALKNSLFFRTHEVIGSSLLFVHDHSSKANVWMIDFGKTTPVPATSELRHNIPWAEGSREDGYLIGLTSLITSLSQAISVASWQQEDSCGEENSVA from the exons ATGGACATGACAGATGATAACCACATAGAGGGGAtggagatggagacagagaACTGGCAAACTATGGATAATGACTTTACTGTCAGACTATCAGATGAGACACACCAACATCTGACATTCAGTGAAGTCCGTTCCAGCAGCTGCAAGATGGTCAAAGTGAGATCCAGACCCAGACTTGAGTCCACAAAAAGTTTCCCCCCTTACAGTCAGTGTATAGGTGGACTCGGTGAGGACAATGAGCTCAATTCAGAATCAAGCAACGTGATGAGGGAAGACAAGAATGATGTCGTTCAAGGCACGGAAAGAAAAGAGGACTTTGAATTGAATGCAAGATGTGCAAGGGATATGGTGAAGGCAAaatggaggatgaggaggaaggagaggctAGGTGGGAGCTATGAAGTTGATGCAGATGGATGGGAGAGGGCAAGGTGGAGCGGAAAAAGAAGGGTAGAAGAGACTGCAAGAGAGAGCGAGCCTGAGGATGAGGAAAGGGAAGGGGCCTTAAACAGTGAGTGGAAACACTGGAGAGGTAAACACTCTAGTTTTGagatagaaagaaaagaagaagaggatgaAGAGAGGAGGACATCCCCCTTTTCAACAGCAGAAGGAGAGAGCGAGGGGAGCGGGAAGACCCCAGAGGGGAACGATGAAGAGGCCGAGGGCTCCACAACACATCAATGGCCATCCCCACATCCAATCCTCTCCAAGCTTTTGcactcctccacctcctcctgctcctccatcAACTTCTCATCAGCAGAGAGCGATGAGGTTTTCAGCGAAGGAGAGGATGTTGACTCAAAGAGGAGATCGTTCAGGAAG AGCCGCTCCTGGAAAACCTACCTGACCATGATGCACTGGTCGCTGCGGCGGCAGAGCTCCTGGGTCCAGCTCGCTGGACATCAAG GTAACTTCCAGCTGAGTGAGGGAGGGGAGGTGTTGAAACTGTACAGTGAAGAGGAGGCAAAGTGCTTGGACAGCCTGATGACAGACCTGCTGAGACCTTTTGTCCCGCAGTACCACGGCTTGGTCACCAGGGGGGAGCACTGCTACATCCGCCTGGAGGACCTACTGAGCGGCCTGAGGAGACCTGTCATCATGGACTGCAAGATGGGAGTCAG GACATACCAGGAAGAGGAACTGATCACAGCCCGGACTAAGTCCACCCTGCGGAGTGACATGTACCAAAAGATGATGAAAATAGACCCAACCGCTCTGTCGGCAGAGGAACACGCACAGAAAGGGGTGACCAAGTGTCGATATCTTCAGTGGAGGGATACAACCAGTTCTACGTCCATGCTGGGCTTCAGGATAGAGGGCATCATG ATGGAGGACGGCAGTGTCCAACGGGACTTCAGGAAAATTCTGACTTTAGCTCAGGTCACGGAGGCATTGCTCTACTTCACCAGGAGTCAGCTGGACATCCTG AAAGCATACCACTCCAGACTCCTGGCCCTGAGTGATGCACTGAAGAATTCACTATTTTTCAGAACCCATGAG GTGATTGGCAGCTCGCTTCTCTTTGTCCACGACCACAGCAGCAAGGCCAACGTGTGGATGATAGACTTTGGGAAGACGACCCCGGTGCCTGCCACGAGCGAGCTCCGGCATAACATCCCGTGGGCCGAGGGGAGCAGAGAGGACGGCTACCTCATCGGTCTGACCTCACTCATCACTTCTCTGAGCCAGGCCATCAGTGTGGCCTCCTGGCAGCAGGAGGACAGCTGTGGAGAAGAAAATAGTGTTGCATGA
- the LOC116052395 gene encoding seipin-like isoform X1: MDQGSHLHPGDDGELSVLIGQTLLGLRDSFVMVMSRARQRVIQGFIVFSIVVLLLWTAAFLYGSFYYSYMPKAAFSSPVHYYYRADCESPASFLCSYPVANVSLMRNKKHVLTFGQAYRMSLQLEMPDSPTNQELGMFMIKTTCFSRDGEQVASSARSARQLLSASSSRFSMLRYHSDLLMNLRTLLFLPAFLTGVAEQEQVLQVELFSDYTDDPYAPSVTAVIEIMSNKVQIYSSQLYIHAHFTGIRHLLFNFPLISALVGVSSNFIFLSLLFVLSYARLLFRVDLGAEQLRTDGLLSNRDRNLNNNQHEDAAADTAELMGPLQMTPTNLSQERTHL, translated from the exons ATGGATCAAGGAAGTCATTTGCATCCAGGAGATGATGGAGAACTTTCAGTCCTCATTGGTCAGACGTTGCTAGGGCTCCGGGATTCCTTTGTCATGGTGATGTCACGTGCCCGTCAGAGAGTTATACAgggctttattgtgttctcTATTGTCGTCCTGCTCCTCTGGACCGCTGCCTTTTTATATGGCAGCTTCTACTACTCTTACATGCCCAAGGCGGCTTTTTCCTCACCTGTGCACTATTACTACAG GGCAGACTGTGAATCTCCTGCCTCTTTTTTGTGCTCTTATCCAGTGGCCAACGTCTCTCTGATGAGGAATAAgaaacat GTGCTGACATTTGGCCAGGCCTATCGGATGTCTCTGCAGCTGGAGATGCCTGATTCTCCCACCAACCAGGAGCTGGGGATGTTCATGATCAAGACAACTTGTTTCTCTCGGGATGGAGAGCAAGTTGCCTCCTCTGCTCGCTCT GCAAGACAACTGCTGTCCGCCTCCAGCTCTCGCTTT AGCATGCTGCGATACCATTCAGACCTGCTGATGAACCTGAGAACGCTGCTGTTCCTCCCGGCCTTTCTGACCGGAGTCGCTGAGCAGGAACAAGTGCTGCAGGTGGAGCTCTTCTCAGACTACACCGACGACCCT TATGCCCCCTCGGTCACAGCCGTCATTGAGATCATGTCCAACAAGGTGCAGATCTACTCATCTCAGCTCTATATTCATGCTCACTTCACTGGTATAAG ACACTTGTTGTTCAACTTCCCTCTCATATCAGCCCTGGTGGGAGTGTCCAGTAACTTCATCTTCCTCAGTCTCCTCTTCGTCCTCAGCTACGCGAGGCTGCTGTTCAGAGTCGATTTGGGAGCAGAGCAG CTCAGAACAGATGGACTGCTGTCAAATAGGGACAGGAACTTGAACAACAACCAACATGAGGATGCTGCTGCAG ATACTGCAGAGCTGATGGGTCCCCTCCAGATGACCCCCACAAATCTGAGCCAGGAGAGGACCCATCTGTAA
- the LOC116052395 gene encoding seipin-like isoform X2 — translation MDQGSHLHPGDDGELSVLIGQTLLGLRDSFVMVMSRARQRVIQGFIVFSIVVLLLWTAAFLYGSFYYSYMPKAAFSSPVHYYYRADCESPASFLCSYPVANVSLMRNKKHVLTFGQAYRMSLQLEMPDSPTNQELGMFMIKTTCFSRDGEQVASSARSSMLRYHSDLLMNLRTLLFLPAFLTGVAEQEQVLQVELFSDYTDDPYAPSVTAVIEIMSNKVQIYSSQLYIHAHFTGIRHLLFNFPLISALVGVSSNFIFLSLLFVLSYARLLFRVDLGAEQLRTDGLLSNRDRNLNNNQHEDAAADTAELMGPLQMTPTNLSQERTHL, via the exons ATGGATCAAGGAAGTCATTTGCATCCAGGAGATGATGGAGAACTTTCAGTCCTCATTGGTCAGACGTTGCTAGGGCTCCGGGATTCCTTTGTCATGGTGATGTCACGTGCCCGTCAGAGAGTTATACAgggctttattgtgttctcTATTGTCGTCCTGCTCCTCTGGACCGCTGCCTTTTTATATGGCAGCTTCTACTACTCTTACATGCCCAAGGCGGCTTTTTCCTCACCTGTGCACTATTACTACAG GGCAGACTGTGAATCTCCTGCCTCTTTTTTGTGCTCTTATCCAGTGGCCAACGTCTCTCTGATGAGGAATAAgaaacat GTGCTGACATTTGGCCAGGCCTATCGGATGTCTCTGCAGCTGGAGATGCCTGATTCTCCCACCAACCAGGAGCTGGGGATGTTCATGATCAAGACAACTTGTTTCTCTCGGGATGGAGAGCAAGTTGCCTCCTCTGCTCGCTCT AGCATGCTGCGATACCATTCAGACCTGCTGATGAACCTGAGAACGCTGCTGTTCCTCCCGGCCTTTCTGACCGGAGTCGCTGAGCAGGAACAAGTGCTGCAGGTGGAGCTCTTCTCAGACTACACCGACGACCCT TATGCCCCCTCGGTCACAGCCGTCATTGAGATCATGTCCAACAAGGTGCAGATCTACTCATCTCAGCTCTATATTCATGCTCACTTCACTGGTATAAG ACACTTGTTGTTCAACTTCCCTCTCATATCAGCCCTGGTGGGAGTGTCCAGTAACTTCATCTTCCTCAGTCTCCTCTTCGTCCTCAGCTACGCGAGGCTGCTGTTCAGAGTCGATTTGGGAGCAGAGCAG CTCAGAACAGATGGACTGCTGTCAAATAGGGACAGGAACTTGAACAACAACCAACATGAGGATGCTGCTGCAG ATACTGCAGAGCTGATGGGTCCCCTCCAGATGACCCCCACAAATCTGAGCCAGGAGAGGACCCATCTGTAA